Below is a window of Burkholderiales bacterium DNA.
ATGGCCCATGCGAAAAGTCGTTTCACCCTTTCCGCGGCACCGCTTCGACGGGCCCGCGGCGATCATGGCGCAGCATGAACGTGCCGCTGGCCTTGGCGACCAATTTGCCCGCTTGGTCGCGCGCGTCGCCTTCGCAAAACGCGACTTGTCGGCCCAGATGAAGGCAGCGACCTTCGGCGATCAGTGTTCCTTGACCGGTTCCGATGAAGCTCGCCTTCATTTCGACGGTAATCGCGCCGTTGGCCGTCGCGTCGAGCGTGCGCGCGGCCAATGCCATCGCGATGTCGAGCAACGTCATGACCACACCGCCATGCGCGGCTTCATAGCTGTTCATCAATTCGGGGCGCAGATCGAGCTCTAACACCGCGCGGCCGCCGCCCTTCTCTTTCAACCTTACGCCGAGATGGCTCGCAAACGGAATGGTGCGGCCGAGCGCTTGTGCTATTTCCATTGCGGCTCGTTCCGTTGCCGGTTGCAAATGTTTGCGTTAGATGGCGGTAACGCCACCGTCGACAGCGACGATCTGTCCAGTGATGAACGAGCAAGCGTCGGAAGCAAACAGCGCGACCAGGCCCTTCAAGTCCTCCGGGCCTCCCAGACGCTTCAGCGGCGCCTTCTCGGCCGCTTCGTTTCCAACGAGCTCCAGAACGCCCTTGGTCATTTTGGTGGGAAAAAAACCGGGGGCGATCGCGTTGACATTGATGTTGTATTGCGCCCACTCAGCCGCGAGCGAGCGCGTGAAATTGACGACACCGCCTTTGCTTGTGTTGTAGGCGATGGTCGCCGGCCGGCCGGGATCGCCGCCACCGACAACGCCCAGGATCGAG
It encodes the following:
- a CDS encoding PaaI family thioesterase; its protein translation is MEIAQALGRTIPFASHLGVRLKEKGGGRAVLELDLRPELMNSYEAAHGGVVMTLLDIAMALAARTLDATANGAITVEMKASFIGTGQGTLIAEGRCLHLGRQVAFCEGDARDQAGKLVAKASGTFMLRHDRRGPVEAVPRKG